The Streptomyces sp. HUAS CB01 genome has a segment encoding these proteins:
- a CDS encoding Xaa-Pro dipeptidyl-peptidase, which yields MARSTRTGAARRARAGTAYRWGTAALAVSLLSALPAPAAQADDPALSVVDNRTQPVFSRADAIHQQVDVETEVDSDGDGRRDTVRMRILRPKETDAGLKVATIVEASPYWAGGNDVRNHDVDVDEDGLPAHGRSTGDERVPGLVTPYEDQGAAGLSASSVPWSGYTDNYFLPRGYAVAQVDSLGTGGSTGCPTSGGRNETLGAKAAVDWLNGRARGWDPEGRPVGAAWSTGDTAMMGISYNGTLPTAVATTGVEGLKAIVPISGISSWYDYYRAGGGVVAPGGYQGEDADVLAEYVHTRADRQVCRPVIDRLTAEQDRVTGDFTSFWKERDYLRDVGRIKAGVFLVHGGNDWNVKTQHFGQLWEALKKHGVPRKLWLHQAGHVNPMPLRMEEWLDQLHQWFDHWLYGLDNGALAAPPVEVEQSDFSWKRQSDWPAPGTRDVRLWLTGGGLAPLPGKPVRQKATDQGRTVPAEQLVADPGTARPDRLVYTTRPLAADLRVNGVPELSVRASLSGTSPYVTALLVDYGTDTRATAGTVTDTTQQVCYGEGIPGDTGCAYRTRHRTETADFKIVSRGWLDIRNRESVERQSTVVEGREYRLEWAMQPQDHVFRKGHRLGVVLISTDHDYTLRHPAGTELAVRAGISSVTLPVAR from the coding sequence ATGGCGAGATCCACCCGAACAGGCGCGGCCCGCAGGGCGCGTGCAGGCACGGCGTACCGATGGGGCACGGCCGCGCTGGCGGTGTCGTTGCTGTCGGCACTGCCGGCGCCGGCGGCGCAGGCGGACGACCCGGCGCTGAGCGTCGTGGACAACCGGACCCAGCCCGTCTTCTCCCGTGCCGACGCGATCCACCAGCAGGTCGACGTCGAGACCGAGGTGGACAGCGACGGAGACGGCCGGCGCGACACGGTGCGGATGAGGATCCTGCGCCCCAAGGAGACCGACGCGGGGCTGAAGGTCGCCACCATCGTCGAGGCCAGCCCGTACTGGGCGGGCGGCAACGACGTCCGGAACCACGACGTCGACGTGGACGAGGACGGCCTGCCCGCGCACGGCAGGTCCACCGGGGACGAGCGGGTCCCCGGGCTGGTGACCCCGTACGAGGACCAGGGGGCCGCCGGGCTGTCCGCCTCGTCGGTCCCCTGGTCCGGCTACACGGACAACTACTTCCTCCCGCGCGGCTACGCGGTCGCCCAGGTCGACAGCCTCGGCACGGGCGGCTCGACGGGCTGCCCCACCTCCGGCGGACGCAACGAGACGCTCGGCGCGAAGGCCGCCGTCGACTGGCTGAACGGCCGCGCCCGCGGCTGGGACCCCGAGGGCAGGCCGGTGGGCGCCGCCTGGTCCACGGGCGACACGGCGATGATGGGCATCTCGTACAACGGCACCCTGCCGACGGCCGTCGCCACGACGGGGGTCGAGGGGCTCAAGGCCATCGTGCCGATCTCCGGGATCTCCTCCTGGTACGACTACTACCGCGCGGGCGGCGGGGTGGTGGCACCCGGCGGCTACCAGGGCGAGGACGCCGACGTGCTGGCCGAGTACGTGCACACCCGTGCGGACCGGCAGGTCTGCCGGCCCGTCATCGACCGGCTCACCGCCGAACAGGACAGGGTGACGGGCGACTTCACCAGCTTCTGGAAGGAGCGGGACTACCTCCGCGACGTCGGCAGGATCAAGGCCGGGGTGTTCCTCGTCCACGGCGGCAACGACTGGAACGTGAAGACGCAGCACTTCGGGCAGTTGTGGGAGGCGCTGAAGAAGCACGGCGTCCCGCGGAAGCTGTGGCTCCATCAGGCGGGCCACGTCAACCCGATGCCGCTGCGCATGGAGGAGTGGCTCGACCAGCTGCACCAGTGGTTCGACCACTGGTTGTACGGGTTGGACAACGGCGCTCTCGCCGCACCTCCCGTCGAGGTCGAGCAGTCGGACTTCAGCTGGAAGCGGCAGTCCGACTGGCCCGCGCCCGGCACGCGTGACGTCAGACTGTGGCTGACCGGGGGCGGGCTCGCGCCGCTGCCCGGGAAGCCCGTGCGGCAGAAGGCGACCGACCAGGGCCGCACCGTGCCCGCCGAGCAGCTGGTCGCCGACCCCGGCACGGCACGGCCCGACCGGCTCGTGTACACGACCCGTCCGCTCGCGGCCGATCTGCGGGTCAACGGCGTGCCGGAGTTGTCGGTACGGGCCTCGCTCTCCGGTACGTCGCCGTACGTGACCGCGCTGCTGGTCGACTACGGCACCGACACCCGGGCGACGGCCGGCACCGTCACGGACACCACGCAGCAGGTCTGTTACGGCGAGGGCATCCCCGGGGACACCGGATGCGCCTACCGCACCCGCCATCGCACCGAGACGGCCGACTTCAAGATCGTCTCGCGGGGCTGGCTGGACATCCGCAACCGGGAGTCGGTGGAGCGGCAGAGCACGGTCGTGGAGGGCCGCGAGTACCGGCTGGAGTGGGCGATGCAGCCCCAGGACCACGTCTTCAGGAAGGGGCACCGGCTGGGGGTCGTCCTGATCTCGACCGACCACGACTACACGCTGCGCCACCCGGCCGGGACGGAACTCGCCGTCCGGGCCGGGATCAGCAGCGTCACCCTGCCGGTCGCCCGGTAG
- a CDS encoding Tat pathway signal sequence domain protein: MTAFAVAAGSVFLWATRPRPDPGPWPAQAVSVAYGGADPSPGRPAGALRFSLRIRVDTGPPVTVESVRQPSPALGLTTSPNPPVTVETGATRTVVITVAVRDCKRAPRNAGLPFLDVTLRNARAKQDQSFILGDHYARDLARAVADYCERPPRLS, encoded by the coding sequence GTGACCGCCTTCGCGGTCGCGGCGGGTTCCGTCTTCCTCTGGGCCACCCGCCCTCGCCCCGACCCGGGGCCCTGGCCCGCCCAGGCGGTTTCGGTGGCGTACGGCGGCGCCGACCCGTCACCGGGCCGCCCCGCCGGGGCGCTCCGCTTCTCGCTGAGGATCCGGGTCGACACCGGACCGCCGGTGACGGTCGAGAGCGTCCGCCAGCCGTCCCCCGCGCTGGGCCTGACGACCTCCCCGAACCCGCCCGTCACGGTCGAAACCGGGGCCACCCGCACCGTAGTGATCACCGTTGCCGTGCGCGACTGCAAAAGGGCACCCCGAAATGCCGGACTGCCTTTCCTGGATGTAACGCTCCGTAATGCCCGCGCAAAACAGGACCAGAGTTTCATCCTCGGCGACCACTACGCCCGGGACCTGGCACGGGCCGTGGCCGACTACTGCGAGCGACCACCACGGCTGTCATGA
- a CDS encoding lytic transglycosylase domain-containing protein has protein sequence MAAQFGRRLRKGATTTAVAAVAVAALSASQAPGVAPAAGGGDAQSSGATPPSGSSATGNSPYYTDLPPLNSPNKPGASPRLPEVGPAEAGIPATVLAAYKQAEQTVAASDPGCRVPWQLLAAIGKVESGQARGGRVDANGTTFSPILGPVLNGVGFANISDTDNGAYDGDRTHDRAVGPMQFIPSTWATWGQDANSDGRKDPNNIYDAALAAAKYLCAGGRDLSVKDDLDKAILSYNRSREYLRTVLSWFEYYKRGTHEVPDGSGVLPVDRSDGGSTGTGTTAPAVPGATPGPSPSPSNPGGSTGSPKPPPSNPGTGTPAPDPSPPTTPAPTPTPPPAATVFGIENAGGGRPTAIAGQDFAVLPKVRAKSRSGQSVVGADLVFEIVGATDARFSGNRTTAVVRTGAGGIAVAPALKAGEKTGDFTVRVTVSGRALPRLDCTATVTPRQADALARTGDKELTAAPASEFADAVEVKATFKGEAAARVAVTATMVTSADDPAENTKGPYFKDAEGKPVRTLTELRTDADGMLVLPKIFSDDQSGTFLLRLTTEGGATLTLELKVAAPEAPPA, from the coding sequence ATGGCAGCGCAATTCGGCCGCCGGCTGCGCAAGGGGGCGACCACGACCGCGGTGGCGGCGGTGGCGGTGGCCGCGCTCTCCGCGTCGCAGGCCCCGGGTGTCGCACCCGCCGCGGGCGGCGGTGACGCGCAGTCCTCCGGAGCGACCCCTCCGTCGGGCTCCTCGGCGACCGGGAACTCCCCGTACTACACGGATCTGCCGCCGCTGAACAGCCCCAACAAGCCGGGCGCTTCGCCCCGGCTCCCCGAGGTCGGCCCGGCGGAGGCCGGCATCCCCGCCACGGTGCTGGCCGCGTACAAGCAGGCCGAGCAGACCGTCGCCGCCAGCGACCCCGGCTGCCGCGTCCCCTGGCAGTTGCTCGCCGCGATAGGCAAGGTGGAATCCGGCCAGGCGCGCGGCGGACGGGTCGACGCCAACGGCACGACGTTCTCCCCGATCCTCGGTCCGGTGCTGAACGGCGTGGGGTTCGCCAACATCTCCGACACCGACAACGGTGCCTACGACGGCGACCGCACGCACGACCGTGCCGTCGGCCCGATGCAGTTCATCCCGTCGACCTGGGCCACCTGGGGCCAGGACGCCAACAGCGACGGCCGCAAGGACCCGAACAACATCTACGACGCGGCGCTCGCCGCCGCGAAGTACCTCTGCGCCGGCGGCCGCGACCTGTCCGTCAAGGACGACCTCGACAAGGCGATCCTCAGCTACAACCGCTCCCGGGAGTACCTGCGGACGGTCCTGTCCTGGTTCGAGTACTACAAGCGCGGCACGCACGAGGTCCCGGACGGCTCGGGCGTGCTGCCGGTCGACCGCAGCGACGGCGGCTCCACCGGTACGGGCACCACCGCGCCGGCCGTGCCGGGTGCCACGCCCGGCCCGTCGCCGTCCCCCTCGAACCCCGGCGGTTCCACCGGGAGCCCCAAGCCGCCCCCGTCGAACCCGGGGACCGGCACGCCCGCCCCGGACCCGTCGCCGCCGACCACCCCGGCACCGACGCCGACCCCTCCGCCCGCCGCGACGGTGTTCGGCATCGAGAACGCCGGAGGCGGACGCCCCACCGCCATCGCCGGCCAGGACTTCGCCGTGCTCCCGAAGGTCCGGGCGAAGAGCCGCTCGGGCCAGTCGGTCGTCGGAGCCGACCTCGTCTTCGAGATCGTCGGCGCGACCGACGCCCGGTTCTCCGGCAACCGCACGACCGCGGTCGTCCGCACCGGCGCGGGCGGCATCGCCGTCGCCCCCGCCCTGAAGGCCGGTGAGAAGACCGGTGACTTCACCGTCCGCGTCACCGTCAGCGGGCGCGCCCTGCCCCGGCTCGACTGCACGGCGACCGTCACCCCCCGCCAGGCCGACGCGCTCGCGCGGACCGGCGACAAGGAGCTGACGGCCGCGCCGGCCTCGGAGTTCGCCGACGCGGTCGAGGTCAAGGCCACGTTCAAGGGCGAGGCGGCCGCGCGCGTGGCGGTCACCGCCACGATGGTCACCTCCGCCGACGACCCGGCCGAGAACACCAAGGGCCCGTACTTCAAGGACGCCGAGGGCAAGCCGGTCCGCACCCTCACGGAACTGAGGACCGACGCCGACGGCATGCTCGTGCTGCCGAAGATCTTCTCCGACGACCAGTCCGGCACGTTCCTGCTGCGTCTGACGACCGAGGGTGGAGCCACCCTGACCCTCGAACTGAAGGTCGCCGCCCCGGAGGCCCCGCCCGCCTGA
- a CDS encoding FdhF/YdeP family oxidoreductase: MATKPPEGDPVQDAPRVEAPAHAAAGLPAIGHTLRVAQRQMGLARTARTLLRVNQKDGFDCPGCAWPEGERRHVAEFCENGAKAVAEEATLRRVTPDFFAAHPVSDLASRSGYWLGQQGRITQPVYLPEGADRYEAVTWERAFAIIAEELEALGSPDEALFYTSGRTSNEAAFLLQLFAREFGTNNLPDCSNMCHESSGSALTETLGVGKGSVSLEDLHQADLIIVAGQNPGTNHPRMLSALEEAKRSGAKIISVNPLPEAGLERFKNPQTARGMIKGTPLTDLFLQIRIGGDQALFRLLNKLVLEAPGGVDEAFVREHTHGYEEFAAAARAADPAETLAATGLDAEDIERAARMVLASERTIVCWAMGLTQHKHAVATIREVVNLLLLRGCVGRPGAGVCPVRGHSNVQGDRTMGIFERPTDAFLDALQKEFGFAPPRHHGLDTVRAIRALRDGEAKVFFAMGGNFVGATPDTDVTEAAMRRARLTVHVSTKLNRSHAVTGTRALILPTLGRTDRDEQRSGRQFVTVEDSMGMVHASRGNLPPASPHLLSEPAIVARLARAVLGPGSRTPWEEFEKDYATIRDRISRVVPGFEDFNTRIARPGGFTLPHAPRDERRFPTATGRANFTAAPVEYPEVPEGRLLLQTLRSHDQYNTTIYGLDDRYRGVRGGRRVVLVHPEDAAELGLADGAYTDLVSEWKDGVERRARGFRVVHYPTARGCAAAYYPETNVLVPLDATADTSNTPASKSVIVRLEQSPPD; this comes from the coding sequence ATGGCCACCAAGCCGCCCGAAGGTGATCCGGTGCAGGACGCGCCCCGGGTCGAGGCACCCGCGCACGCCGCGGCCGGCCTTCCCGCGATCGGGCACACGCTCCGGGTCGCGCAGCGGCAGATGGGGCTGGCGCGCACCGCGCGGACCCTCCTCAGGGTGAACCAGAAGGACGGCTTCGACTGCCCGGGGTGCGCCTGGCCCGAGGGTGAGCGCCGTCATGTGGCGGAGTTCTGCGAGAACGGCGCGAAGGCGGTGGCGGAGGAGGCGACGCTGCGCCGGGTCACGCCGGACTTCTTCGCCGCGCACCCGGTGTCCGACCTGGCCTCGCGCAGCGGGTACTGGCTGGGCCAGCAGGGCCGTATCACGCAGCCCGTGTACCTGCCGGAGGGCGCGGACCGCTACGAGGCGGTGACCTGGGAGCGGGCCTTCGCGATCATCGCCGAGGAACTGGAGGCGCTCGGCTCCCCCGACGAGGCCCTGTTCTACACCTCGGGCCGCACCAGCAACGAGGCCGCCTTCCTGCTGCAGCTCTTCGCCCGCGAGTTCGGCACCAACAACCTGCCGGACTGCTCCAACATGTGCCACGAGTCCTCGGGCTCGGCGCTGACCGAGACGCTGGGCGTGGGCAAGGGCAGCGTCTCGCTGGAGGATCTGCACCAGGCAGACCTGATCATCGTCGCCGGGCAGAACCCGGGGACGAACCACCCGCGGATGCTGTCGGCGCTGGAGGAGGCCAAGCGGTCCGGAGCGAAGATCATTTCGGTGAATCCGCTGCCGGAGGCCGGGCTGGAGCGGTTCAAGAACCCGCAGACGGCGCGGGGCATGATCAAGGGCACTCCCCTCACCGACCTCTTCCTCCAGATCCGCATAGGCGGCGACCAGGCCCTCTTCCGGCTCCTCAACAAGCTGGTCCTGGAGGCGCCGGGCGGGGTCGACGAGGCGTTCGTACGGGAGCACACGCACGGTTACGAGGAGTTCGCCGCCGCGGCGCGCGCGGCGGACCCCGCGGAGACGCTCGCCGCGACCGGCCTCGACGCCGAGGACATCGAGCGCGCGGCCCGCATGGTCCTCGCCTCGGAGCGGACGATCGTCTGCTGGGCGATGGGCCTCACCCAGCACAAGCACGCCGTCGCGACCATCCGCGAGGTCGTCAACCTCCTGCTGCTGCGCGGCTGCGTCGGCCGGCCCGGCGCCGGTGTGTGCCCGGTGCGCGGCCACTCCAACGTGCAGGGCGACCGCACGATGGGCATCTTCGAACGGCCCACCGACGCGTTCCTCGACGCCCTGCAGAAGGAGTTCGGCTTCGCGCCGCCGCGGCACCACGGCCTCGACACCGTCCGGGCCATCAGGGCGCTGCGCGACGGCGAGGCGAAGGTGTTCTTCGCCATGGGCGGCAACTTCGTGGGCGCCACGCCCGACACCGACGTCACCGAGGCGGCGATGCGCCGCGCCCGGCTCACGGTGCACGTGTCGACGAAGCTCAACCGCTCGCACGCGGTGACCGGCACCCGGGCGCTGATCCTGCCCACGCTCGGCCGGACCGACCGGGACGAGCAGAGGAGCGGCCGCCAGTTCGTGACGGTCGAGGACTCCATGGGCATGGTGCACGCGTCCCGGGGCAACCTGCCGCCGGCGAGCCCGCACCTGCTGTCCGAGCCGGCGATCGTGGCCCGGCTGGCCCGCGCGGTGCTCGGCCCGGGGTCGAGGACGCCGTGGGAGGAGTTCGAGAAGGACTACGCCACGATCCGGGACCGGATCTCCCGGGTGGTGCCGGGCTTCGAGGACTTCAACACGAGGATCGCCCGCCCCGGCGGTTTCACCCTGCCCCACGCGCCGCGCGACGAGCGCCGCTTCCCCACGGCGACCGGCCGCGCGAACTTCACCGCGGCGCCCGTGGAGTACCCGGAGGTCCCCGAGGGCCGGCTGCTGCTGCAGACCCTGCGCTCCCACGACCAGTACAACACCACGATCTACGGACTCGACGACCGCTACCGCGGTGTCAGGGGCGGCCGCCGCGTCGTCCTCGTCCACCCCGAGGACGCGGCGGAGCTGGGGCTCGCGGACGGCGCGTACACCGATCTCGTCAGCGAGTGGAAGGACGGTGTGGAGCGGCGGGCGCGCGGCTTCCGCGTGGTGCACTACCCGACCGCCCGGGGTTGCGCCGCCGCGTACTACCCGGAGACCAACGTCCTGGTGCCGCTCGACGCCACCGCGGACACCAGCAACACCCCCGCCAGCAAGTCCGTGATCGTACGTCTGGAACAATCACCGCCCGACTGA
- the polA gene encoding DNA polymerase I, which yields MDGHSLAYRAFFALPAENFTTAGGQTTNAIYGFASMLANTLRDEAPTHFAVAFDVSRKTWRSQDFPEYKANRSSTPDEFKGQVELIGELLDTMNAVRFAVDGFEADDIIATLATRAEAAGFEVLIVTGDRDSFQLVSDHVTVLYPTKGVSELTRFTPEKVQEKYGLTPSQYPDFAALRGDPSDNLPGIPGVGEKTATKWINQFGSFAELVERADEVKGKVGQALRDHLEAVKLNRHLTELVRDVELPKSVGDLERAPYDRTALKGFLEVLEIRNPSLRERLLAVDPGAAEDEPPAPAAGVELDGSVLGAGELAPWLERHGAQPLGVATVAAWALGVGSVSEIALAAAGGEAAWFDTTQLDEADERAFASWISDPDRPKVVHGAKEALRVFPEHGWDIRGITMDTALAAYLVKPGRRSFALDALSVEYLHRELAPAAADGQLAFGAEDEQAEADALMAQARAVLDLGEAFGGKLGEVGAGELLHDMELPTSLLLARMERAGISADRAHLEAMEQQFAGAVQQAVKEAHASVGHEFNLGSPKQLQEVFFGELNLPKTKKTKTGYTTDADALAWLANQTDHELPVIMLRHREQARLRSTVEGLIKTIAADGRIHTTFSQTVAATGRLSSTDPNLQNVPVRTDEGRAIRRGFVVGEGFESLMTADYSQIELRVMAHLSEDEGLIEAFTSGEDLHTTVASQVFGVERSAVDAEMRRKIKAMSYGLAYGLSAFGLSQQLNIEAAEARALMDTYFERFGGVRDYLRRVVDEARATGYTATMFGRRRYLPDLNSDNRQRREAAERMALNAPIQGTAADIVKMAMLRVDAALREAGLTSRMLLQVHDEIVLEIAPGERERVEELVRREMSAAAELRAPLDVSVGVGPDWESAAH from the coding sequence ATGGACGGGCACTCGCTGGCGTACCGGGCGTTCTTCGCGCTGCCGGCGGAGAACTTCACGACCGCCGGCGGCCAGACGACGAACGCGATCTACGGCTTCGCGTCGATGCTGGCGAACACGCTCCGCGACGAGGCGCCCACGCACTTCGCCGTGGCCTTCGACGTGTCCCGCAAGACCTGGCGCTCCCAGGACTTCCCCGAGTACAAGGCCAACCGTTCCTCGACCCCGGACGAGTTCAAGGGCCAGGTCGAGCTGATCGGCGAACTGCTCGACACGATGAACGCGGTGCGCTTCGCCGTGGACGGCTTCGAGGCGGACGACATCATCGCGACCCTCGCCACCCGGGCCGAGGCCGCCGGATTCGAGGTCCTGATCGTCACCGGCGACCGGGACTCCTTCCAGCTGGTGTCCGACCACGTCACCGTGCTCTACCCGACCAAGGGCGTCTCCGAGCTGACCCGCTTCACCCCGGAGAAGGTCCAGGAGAAGTACGGCCTGACCCCCTCCCAGTACCCGGACTTCGCCGCCCTCCGGGGCGACCCGTCCGACAACCTCCCGGGCATCCCCGGGGTCGGCGAGAAGACCGCCACGAAGTGGATCAACCAGTTCGGCTCGTTCGCGGAGCTCGTGGAGCGCGCCGACGAGGTCAAGGGCAAGGTCGGCCAGGCGCTCCGGGACCATCTGGAGGCCGTCAAGCTCAACCGTCACCTGACGGAACTGGTCCGTGACGTGGAGCTGCCGAAGTCCGTCGGCGACCTCGAGCGCGCGCCCTACGACAGGACCGCGCTGAAGGGCTTCCTGGAGGTCCTGGAGATCCGCAACCCGAGCCTGCGCGAGCGCCTGCTCGCCGTCGACCCGGGCGCCGCCGAGGACGAGCCCCCGGCCCCGGCCGCCGGCGTGGAACTCGACGGCAGCGTGCTCGGCGCGGGTGAACTGGCCCCCTGGCTGGAGCGGCACGGTGCCCAGCCCCTCGGTGTCGCCACGGTCGCCGCCTGGGCGCTGGGCGTCGGCAGCGTCAGCGAGATCGCGCTGGCGGCCGCCGGGGGAGAAGCCGCCTGGTTCGACACGACCCAGCTCGACGAGGCCGACGAGCGTGCCTTCGCCTCCTGGATCTCCGACCCGGACCGTCCCAAGGTCGTGCACGGCGCCAAGGAGGCACTGCGGGTGTTCCCCGAGCACGGCTGGGACATCCGGGGCATCACGATGGACACGGCCCTGGCCGCCTACCTGGTGAAGCCCGGCCGCCGGTCCTTCGCGCTGGACGCCCTCTCCGTCGAGTACCTCCACCGCGAGCTGGCGCCCGCCGCCGCCGACGGGCAGCTGGCCTTCGGCGCCGAGGACGAGCAGGCCGAGGCCGACGCGCTGATGGCGCAGGCCCGGGCGGTCCTCGACCTGGGCGAGGCCTTCGGCGGGAAGCTCGGGGAGGTCGGCGCCGGCGAGCTGCTGCACGACATGGAACTGCCCACGTCGCTGCTGCTGGCCAGGATGGAGCGGGCCGGCATCTCCGCCGACCGGGCCCACCTCGAGGCCATGGAGCAGCAGTTCGCGGGAGCCGTGCAGCAGGCCGTGAAGGAGGCCCACGCCTCCGTGGGCCACGAGTTCAACCTCGGCTCTCCCAAGCAGCTCCAGGAGGTCTTCTTCGGCGAGCTCAACCTGCCCAAGACCAAGAAGACCAAGACCGGTTACACGACCGACGCCGACGCGCTGGCCTGGCTCGCGAACCAGACCGACCACGAGCTGCCCGTCATCATGCTCCGCCACCGCGAGCAGGCCAGGCTGCGCTCCACCGTCGAGGGCCTGATCAAGACCATCGCCGCGGACGGCCGGATCCACACCACCTTCAGCCAGACCGTCGCCGCGACCGGACGGCTCTCCTCCACCGACCCGAACCTGCAGAACGTGCCGGTGCGCACGGACGAGGGCCGGGCGATCCGCCGCGGCTTCGTCGTCGGCGAGGGCTTCGAGTCGCTGATGACGGCCGACTACAGCCAGATCGAACTGCGCGTCATGGCCCACCTCTCGGAGGACGAGGGCCTCATCGAGGCGTTCACCTCGGGCGAGGACCTGCACACGACCGTGGCCTCCCAGGTCTTCGGCGTGGAACGGTCCGCGGTCGACGCGGAGATGCGCCGCAAGATCAAGGCGATGTCGTACGGACTGGCCTACGGCCTCTCCGCGTTCGGCCTCAGCCAGCAGCTGAACATCGAGGCCGCCGAGGCGCGGGCCCTGATGGACACCTACTTCGAGCGGTTCGGCGGCGTCCGCGACTATCTGCGCCGCGTCGTGGACGAGGCGCGGGCCACGGGGTACACGGCGACGATGTTCGGCCGCCGGCGCTACCTCCCGGACCTCAACAGCGACAACCGCCAGCGCCGCGAGGCGGCCGAGCGCATGGCGCTGAACGCGCCGATCCAGGGCACGGCTGCGGACATCGTCAAGATGGCGATGCTGCGGGTGGACGCAGCGCTGCGGGAGGCGGGCCTCACCTCGCGGATGCTGCTCCAGGTCCACGACGAAATCGTTCTCGAGATCGCCCCGGGCGAGCGCGAGCGGGTCGAGGAGCTCGTGCGCCGTGAGATGTCGGCGGCGGCTGAACTGCGCGCACCGCTCGACGTCTCGGTGGGTGTGGGCCCGGACTGGGAGTCCGCCGCGCACTGA
- a CDS encoding DUF4184 family protein: MPFTLSHAAAVLPGIHRNGTARGPLVASALVAGSFAPDTTYFAASVLPGGMRFGEVTHGPLGVVTVDIVIAAGLVGVWLLVREPLLALLPQRLQGRAHAVVRGASAKERTRASLALWFSVSAAIGAATHVVWDAFTHFDRWGTRVLPVLADSVAGFPLYTYTQYGSSMLALVALGWFAGSAWKRAPLLTGPVPVPSIGRPGRWAAAALLTLCVLAGTVHRCVRWYQYWGRIDTPLDIIPTACFGAGAGLAVGVVLYGTAVRLWSRRGALPDAEPSRERAGVS, translated from the coding sequence ATGCCATTCACGCTCAGCCACGCCGCGGCGGTCCTGCCCGGCATCCACAGGAACGGAACGGCGCGGGGGCCGCTCGTCGCATCGGCGCTCGTCGCGGGCTCGTTCGCGCCCGACACGACCTATTTCGCGGCGAGCGTGCTGCCCGGAGGGATGCGCTTCGGGGAGGTGACCCACGGGCCGCTGGGCGTGGTCACGGTCGACATCGTCATCGCTGCGGGGCTGGTGGGCGTCTGGCTGTTGGTGCGTGAACCGCTGCTCGCGCTGCTGCCGCAGCGTCTTCAGGGACGCGCCCACGCCGTCGTGCGCGGCGCGTCCGCGAAGGAGCGCACGCGGGCGTCGCTGGCGCTGTGGTTCTCCGTATCGGCGGCGATCGGCGCGGCGACGCACGTCGTGTGGGACGCGTTCACCCACTTCGACCGCTGGGGCACGCGGGTGCTGCCGGTGCTGGCGGACTCCGTCGCCGGATTCCCCCTCTACACGTACACGCAGTACGGGAGTTCGATGCTGGCGCTGGTGGCGCTGGGCTGGTTCGCCGGATCCGCCTGGAAGCGCGCACCGTTGCTCACCGGGCCGGTGCCCGTGCCGTCGATCGGCCGGCCCGGGCGGTGGGCCGCCGCGGCGCTGCTGACGCTGTGCGTCCTCGCGGGGACGGTGCACCGCTGCGTGCGCTGGTACCAGTACTGGGGCCGGATCGACACGCCCCTCGACATCATCCCCACCGCGTGCTTCGGGGCGGGGGCGGGGCTCGCGGTGGGCGTCGTGCTGTACGGCACCGCGGTCCGGCTCTGGTCACGCCGCGGCGCGCTCCCGGACGCGGAGCCCTCGCGGGAGCGTGCGGGCGTGTCCTGA
- a CDS encoding PaaI family thioesterase — MGEQTTVKFPQEVIAEYAALGVDLPALFSAGTLGNRMGVQIVEASAERVVGTMPVEGNTQPYGLLHGGASAVLAETLGSVGSMLHGGSSKIAVGVDLNCTHHRGVRSGQVTGVATPVHRGRSTATYEIVITDEQDRRVCTARLTCLLRDVRPQDADLVPGTAG; from the coding sequence ATGGGTGAGCAGACGACGGTGAAGTTCCCGCAGGAGGTCATCGCCGAGTACGCCGCACTCGGCGTCGACCTGCCCGCGCTGTTCTCGGCGGGCACCCTCGGCAACCGGATGGGCGTGCAGATCGTCGAGGCCTCGGCGGAGCGCGTCGTCGGCACGATGCCCGTCGAGGGCAACACCCAGCCGTACGGGCTGCTGCACGGCGGGGCGTCCGCGGTGCTGGCCGAGACCCTCGGGTCGGTCGGATCCATGCTGCACGGCGGCAGCTCGAAGATCGCCGTCGGGGTGGACCTCAACTGCACGCACCACCGGGGTGTGCGCTCCGGCCAGGTCACGGGCGTGGCCACCCCCGTGCACCGGGGCCGCTCCACCGCCACCTACGAGATCGTGATCACCGACGAGCAGGACAGGCGGGTCTGCACGGCCCGGCTGACCTGTCTGCTGCGGGACGTCCGTCCCCAGGACGCGGATCTCGTCCCGGGGACGGCGGGCTGA
- a CDS encoding SPW_0924 family protein, which translates to MRALVAAAVGLAPVLLVVLLIAVLDVPPGETSPRPLLTTVPGPKK; encoded by the coding sequence ATGCGCGCCCTCGTCGCCGCCGCCGTCGGGCTGGCCCCTGTGCTGCTCGTCGTGCTGCTCATCGCCGTACTCGACGTACCGCCCGGGGAGACCTCGCCCAGACCGCTGCTCACCACCGTCCCCGGCCCCAAGAAGTAG